In Duganella zoogloeoides, a single genomic region encodes these proteins:
- the tssG gene encoding type VI secretion system baseplate subunit TssG, translating to MPAPKRPPGPGLIEQLLADPTRFELFQAVRLLLRWLEQSGTADPPARLRFHSRMPSSFPPSELAALWARTHDNREVRTGEQLLDLLENDPAQVIHLTPASFSLLGNSSALPAHYTQAIAEAERQHHDAGPRAFLDLLGTRATMQFYQAWAAHRIDSQPPGRDQFLALQLALAGTPPAGTGLPPQALAHHAALFRQRPVTAAAITAVITDYFAVPVTFQPFVGGWYLREDRLHLGVEHCTLGQGAMLGEHCHRADLAAEIKIGPLRRERYEQFLPGAKGAQELADILAMFGVVNVRYRVRLVLHAADIEPCQLSATVGLGHGVFLHGRSGDSDDFCYDIVHSGTVRTAS from the coding sequence ATGCCCGCCCCGAAGCGGCCACCAGGCCCTGGTTTGATCGAGCAACTGCTGGCCGACCCGACGCGGTTCGAGCTGTTCCAGGCTGTGCGCCTGCTGCTGCGCTGGCTCGAACAATCCGGCACCGCGGATCCGCCGGCACGCCTGCGCTTTCACAGCCGCATGCCCAGCAGCTTCCCGCCCAGCGAGCTGGCGGCGCTGTGGGCGCGCACGCACGACAACCGCGAAGTGCGCACCGGTGAGCAGTTGCTGGACCTGCTCGAGAACGATCCCGCGCAAGTCATCCACCTCACCCCCGCATCATTCAGCCTGCTCGGTAACAGCAGCGCCCTGCCCGCCCATTACACGCAAGCCATCGCAGAGGCCGAACGCCAGCACCATGACGCCGGCCCGCGCGCCTTCCTCGACTTGCTGGGCACGCGCGCTACCATGCAGTTTTACCAGGCCTGGGCGGCCCACCGCATCGATAGCCAGCCGCCAGGGCGCGACCAGTTCCTGGCGCTGCAACTGGCGCTGGCGGGCACCCCGCCTGCAGGGACTGGATTGCCACCGCAAGCGCTGGCCCACCATGCCGCGCTGTTCCGCCAGCGACCGGTGACGGCAGCGGCCATCACCGCTGTCATCACGGATTATTTCGCTGTGCCGGTGACGTTTCAGCCGTTCGTCGGCGGCTGGTACCTGCGCGAGGACCGGCTGCACCTGGGGGTCGAACATTGCACGCTGGGCCAGGGCGCCATGCTGGGTGAGCACTGTCATCGCGCCGACCTGGCTGCCGAGATAAAAATCGGTCCACTACGCCGCGAACGGTACGAGCAATTTCTGCCCGGCGCAAAGGGGGCGCAAGAACTGGCGGACATCCTGGCCATGTTCGGCGTGGTCAATGTCCGCTACCGGGTGCGGCTGGTCTTGCACGCAGCCGATATCGAACCCTGCCAGTTGTCCGCCACCGTGGGCCTCGGCCACGGCGTATTCCTGCACGGCCGCAGCGGTGACAGCGACGATTTTTGCTATGACATCGTCCATTCCGGGACAGTACGCACCGCATCCTGA